A portion of the Algisphaera agarilytica genome contains these proteins:
- a CDS encoding peptide ABC transporter substrate-binding protein gives MFKSIALCSCLIAALSVATGCGFQPEEPPAAEGELRFISGSAIKTLDPQATSWLIDFRIIEGLFEPLLRVNPATMEIEPSAAEALPQVSDDGTVYTFTIRENAKWSNGDPLLASDYAYGWQRALLFDLAADYSALFFCIEGAEDFFNWRGGQLRNFKDSGVSAEDLWAQTQARFDETVGIKALDERTLQVTLQQPTAFFNELVAFAPFSPVHRASADAYLKPDAETGTVTMDPVYFQKPELIVSNGPYRLDTWQFKQRLILEQNPNWWNRDAMGNTRVTMQVNTDPGNGLLRYGEGETDWYPSFPTASQDAAKLVASGRADVHYGAAAGTYFYTFNCEPTYEGKPNPFADARVRRAFSLAVDRKTLVENVTQLNQPVALTFIPPDALPNYTAPTDAGVSFDPAAAKTLLAEAGYPNGDGLSGITLLINEGGGHEDPAQAIRKGWETHLGVTVQIESVERTTFSDRLKNQGFQIARAGWFGDYRDPTTFLDKFHSRNNNNDAKYANAEYDQLLDAAETEMDAPTRLKMLAEAEALMLAEQPLMPLYHYTNLELFDPARVKNHHPNPWNVRRLDAIEVVGAGE, from the coding sequence ATGTTTAAATCCATTGCCCTGTGCTCGTGTCTGATCGCCGCCTTGAGTGTCGCCACGGGCTGTGGCTTCCAACCCGAAGAGCCCCCGGCCGCGGAGGGCGAGCTCCGGTTCATCAGCGGCTCGGCCATCAAAACCCTCGACCCGCAGGCCACGAGTTGGCTGATCGATTTCCGCATCATCGAAGGCCTCTTCGAGCCGCTGCTGCGCGTGAACCCGGCGACCATGGAGATCGAACCGTCCGCCGCCGAGGCCCTGCCGCAAGTCAGCGACGACGGCACGGTCTACACCTTCACCATCCGCGAAAACGCCAAGTGGTCCAACGGCGACCCGCTGCTCGCCTCGGACTACGCCTACGGCTGGCAGCGTGCATTGCTGTTCGACCTCGCCGCCGACTACTCCGCCTTGTTCTTCTGCATCGAAGGGGCCGAGGACTTCTTCAATTGGCGTGGTGGGCAGCTGCGGAACTTCAAAGACTCGGGCGTTTCCGCAGAAGACCTTTGGGCGCAGACCCAAGCCCGCTTCGACGAAACCGTGGGCATCAAAGCGTTAGACGAACGCACGCTTCAGGTCACGCTCCAACAACCCACCGCTTTTTTCAACGAACTCGTGGCGTTCGCGCCGTTTTCACCGGTCCACCGCGCGAGTGCCGACGCTTACCTCAAGCCCGACGCCGAGACGGGCACCGTGACCATGGACCCGGTCTACTTCCAAAAGCCCGAGCTGATCGTCAGCAACGGCCCCTACCGGCTCGACACCTGGCAATTCAAGCAACGGCTCATCCTCGAGCAAAACCCCAACTGGTGGAACCGCGACGCGATGGGCAACACCCGTGTGACCATGCAGGTCAACACCGACCCGGGCAACGGGCTGCTCCGCTACGGCGAGGGCGAGACCGATTGGTACCCCAGCTTCCCCACCGCGTCGCAAGACGCCGCCAAGCTCGTCGCCTCCGGCCGAGCCGATGTGCACTACGGCGCCGCAGCAGGCACCTATTTCTACACCTTCAACTGTGAGCCAACCTACGAGGGTAAGCCCAATCCATTCGCCGACGCCCGGGTCCGCCGCGCGTTTTCGCTAGCGGTGGACCGCAAAACACTGGTCGAAAACGTGACCCAGCTCAACCAACCCGTTGCGCTCACGTTCATCCCGCCCGACGCCCTACCGAACTACACCGCCCCAACGGATGCGGGTGTGAGCTTCGACCCCGCCGCGGCCAAGACCCTGCTCGCCGAGGCGGGCTACCCCAACGGCGACGGCCTGTCGGGCATCACCCTGCTGATCAACGAAGGCGGCGGCCACGAAGACCCCGCCCAGGCGATCCGCAAGGGCTGGGAAACCCACCTGGGCGTTACCGTTCAGATCGAATCGGTCGAGCGCACCACCTTCAGCGACCGCCTGAAAAACCAGGGCTTTCAGATCGCCCGGGCCGGCTGGTTCGGCGACTACCGCGACCCCACGACCTTCCTCGACAAGTTCCACTCGCGTAACAACAACAACGACGCCAAGTACGCCAACGCCGAGTACGACCAATTGCTCGACGCCGCCGAGACGGAGATGGACGCGCCCACTCGCCTGAAGATGTTGGCCGAAGCCGAGGCGTTGATGCTCGCCGAGCAGCCGTTGATGCCGCTCTACCACTACACAAACCTCGAGCTCTTCGATCCCGCGCGGGTGAAGAACCACCACCCCAACCCTTGGAACGTGCGCCGCCTGGACGCGATCGAGGTGGTCGGGGCAGGAGAATAG
- a CDS encoding response regulator, which yields MPHESTPIETIRLSARDKQKLVDYIEHSGKKVINNDRRALRVDFHGRKVLVTITNNHGQRVSHSVLPRNLSRNGIAFVHGRFVYPESRCQVTLPMQNGKWYAVEGEVRTCRHIQGIIHEIAIVFDEPLNLNDFVRLTASQQEKHRAEQSQDFDPEHDMDVNSVGRTLVIDDMATDRKLYRLWLEKLNMATNEASGVTTTIEQMSQCQFDLIMINLELGEESGIELIQHLRGQGFERPIIATSASDHKTEENAAIEAGATAFLVKPFGLEDLRVALEDSLSIDTSATNEADAVYSTLADDAEMLPLIEEFVSTLGPLSMRLRRANADADLKTIEQLCQNLKGAGAGYGFEAITTMARYAMDSLEAAEQDAESIRKTVNDLVQTLRRSRAGVPAES from the coding sequence ATGCCCCACGAATCCACCCCTATTGAGACGATCCGCCTGAGCGCTCGCGACAAGCAAAAGCTTGTCGATTACATCGAGCACTCGGGGAAGAAAGTAATCAACAACGACCGCCGGGCGTTGCGTGTTGATTTCCACGGGCGTAAGGTCCTGGTCACCATCACCAACAACCACGGCCAACGTGTGAGCCACAGCGTGCTGCCCCGCAACCTGAGCCGCAACGGCATCGCGTTTGTACACGGCCGATTCGTTTACCCCGAGTCCCGTTGCCAAGTCACTCTGCCGATGCAGAACGGAAAGTGGTACGCCGTGGAAGGAGAGGTCCGCACCTGCCGCCACATCCAGGGCATCATTCACGAGATTGCTATCGTTTTTGATGAGCCCCTAAACCTCAACGACTTTGTGCGACTAACCGCATCACAGCAGGAAAAGCACAGGGCTGAGCAGTCCCAAGACTTCGACCCCGAACACGATATGGACGTCAACTCGGTGGGCCGAACGTTGGTCATCGACGACATGGCGACCGACCGCAAGCTCTATCGGCTGTGGCTGGAGAAGCTGAACATGGCGACCAACGAAGCCAGCGGCGTGACAACGACGATCGAACAGATGTCCCAGTGCCAGTTCGACCTGATTATGATCAACCTTGAGCTCGGCGAAGAGTCGGGCATCGAATTGATCCAGCACCTGCGTGGCCAGGGTTTCGAACGGCCCATCATCGCCACATCGGCCAGCGATCACAAAACCGAGGAAAACGCAGCCATCGAGGCTGGTGCCACCGCATTTCTTGTCAAGCCCTTCGGGTTGGAAGACCTGCGGGTCGCGCTCGAAGACTCCCTATCGATTGACACCTCGGCTACCAACGAAGCCGATGCCGTGTACAGCACCTTGGCGGATGACGCCGAGATGCTCCCGCTCATCGAAGAGTTTGTCAGCACGCTGGGCCCGCTATCGATGCGCCTCCGCCGGGCCAACGCCGACGCCGACCTGAAAACCATCGAACAGCTCTGCCAGAACCTCAAGGGTGCCGGGGCGGGCTACGGCTTCGAGGCGATCACGACGATGGCGCGCTACGCCATGGACAGCCTGGAGGCCGCCGAGCAAGACGCCGAGTCGATCCGCAAAACGGTCAACGACTTGGTGCAGACCCTCCGCCGGTCGCGCGCTGGTGTCCCCGCCGAATCCTGA
- a CDS encoding UDP-N-acetylmuramoyl-L-alanyl-D-glutamate--2,6-diaminopimelate ligase, giving the protein MILSSLIENLGLPLVAGDGGLELSDLTDDSRRVSEGCLFIARDTGDDRWKTFAADAIERGAAALVVPEAIEVPPGVGLVVGAGEGSGPIDQRLAGRLSARFFGEPAKRLKLIGITGTNGKTTVATLSQYLLNAAGMKCGLIGTVTIDHGSSEGPLTAELTTPGAIDLHRHFVEMVKHGCGACAMEVSSHALDQGRVDGLEFEVAVFTNLTQDHLDYHGTMENYAAAKAKLLGLLSESGVAVVNCEDEGLKLIELSSVEQDVVLSAVADERGHADASAWPSEMTASGSSAKFEGRWDAFDANLPLTGDYNLMNALQALTAAFALVPNAKCDWAQSIANCPPVPGRLERVQTSTAEVHGECPSVLVDYAHTPDALSTVLKTVHPLTKGKLICVFGCGGDRDRTKRPKMAAAVAEVADVLFLTSDNPRTEDPRQILSDTEAGVPRGKREALTVEIDRAMAIESAILRATANDTVLIAGKGHEDYQILGNEKIHFDDREQAAAALAKWVEQHDS; this is encoded by the coding sequence ATGATTCTGTCGTCTCTCATCGAAAACCTCGGCCTGCCCCTCGTTGCGGGTGACGGCGGGCTGGAACTATCGGACCTGACCGACGACTCCCGTCGGGTGAGCGAGGGCTGCTTGTTCATCGCGCGCGACACGGGCGATGATCGTTGGAAAACTTTTGCGGCGGACGCGATCGAGCGGGGCGCGGCCGCGCTGGTCGTGCCCGAGGCGATTGAGGTGCCTCCGGGGGTTGGGTTAGTGGTTGGGGCAGGTGAGGGTTCGGGGCCGATCGATCAACGCCTGGCCGGCCGACTGTCGGCTCGATTCTTCGGCGAACCCGCCAAGCGGTTGAAACTGATCGGGATCACCGGGACCAACGGCAAGACGACCGTCGCCACGCTGTCCCAATACCTGCTCAATGCGGCGGGCATGAAGTGTGGATTGATCGGCACCGTTACGATTGACCACGGCTCATCCGAAGGGCCGCTCACCGCCGAGCTGACCACGCCGGGCGCCATCGACCTGCACCGCCACTTTGTCGAGATGGTCAAGCACGGCTGCGGGGCGTGCGCGATGGAGGTGTCCAGTCATGCGTTGGATCAGGGCCGAGTCGATGGGCTGGAGTTTGAGGTCGCGGTATTCACCAACCTGACCCAGGACCACCTCGACTACCACGGCACGATGGAGAACTACGCCGCGGCGAAGGCGAAGTTGTTGGGCCTGCTGTCGGAGTCCGGTGTGGCGGTGGTGAACTGTGAAGATGAAGGTCTCAAGCTAATTGAGTTGTCTAGTGTCGAACAAGACGTGGTGTTGAGCGCGGTGGCGGATGAGCGAGGTCACGCGGACGCTTCGGCATGGCCAAGCGAGATGACGGCCAGTGGAAGCAGTGCAAAATTCGAAGGACGCTGGGACGCGTTTGACGCGAATCTGCCTCTGACGGGTGATTACAACCTGATGAATGCTCTGCAGGCGCTCACGGCGGCATTTGCTCTTGTGCCGAATGCGAAGTGTGATTGGGCGCAGAGCATTGCGAACTGCCCCCCGGTGCCAGGCAGGTTGGAGCGTGTCCAAACGAGCACAGCAGAAGTCCATGGGGAGTGTCCATCGGTCCTGGTGGATTATGCGCACACCCCCGATGCACTTTCGACGGTTTTGAAGACGGTCCATCCTCTGACGAAGGGGAAGCTCATCTGTGTGTTCGGATGTGGCGGCGACCGAGACCGTACCAAACGCCCCAAGATGGCTGCCGCTGTGGCCGAGGTGGCGGATGTGTTGTTTCTCACCAGCGACAACCCACGCACCGAGGACCCGCGGCAGATTCTGAGTGATACCGAGGCGGGGGTGCCACGAGGTAAACGCGAGGCGCTCACGGTCGAGATCGACCGCGCCATGGCGATCGAGTCCGCCATCCTCAGAGCGACCGCCAACGACACTGTGCTCATCGCGGGCAAGGGCCACGAGGACTACCAGATCCTCGGCAACGAAAAGATCCACTTCGACGACCGCGAACAAGCGGCGGCAGCGCTTGCGAAATGGGTGGAGCAGCACGATTCATGA
- a CDS encoding ABC transporter permease has translation MASLILRRLIQLPLILAIIFLVTFTLVWVLPGNPLDRAEGRRPPPEVEQAMKARYNLDSPTSFLVGYAKGALVGDFGPSLEYRGRSVREIIAEGLPISASLGFAALGVALFLGTLAGVLGALKPGSPLDHMSLGVALLGISLPNFVTGTILLVVFAGMLNWVPVGGWSSPRDMILPAITLGLAPAAYIARLIRLGLADIMSADFIRTARAKGLSNHKALFKHAMKVAYLPVLSFLGPAAASVMTGSFVVEKVFNIPGIGEYFVNSVLNKDQSLILGIVLVYATMLILFNLVVDVAYAWLDPRIEL, from the coding sequence ATGGCCTCGCTGATCCTCCGACGCTTGATCCAGTTGCCGTTGATCCTCGCGATCATCTTCCTGGTAACGTTCACGCTGGTCTGGGTGCTGCCCGGCAACCCGTTGGACCGCGCCGAAGGGCGTCGGCCTCCGCCGGAGGTCGAGCAGGCGATGAAAGCCCGATACAACCTCGACTCGCCGACGAGCTTCCTCGTGGGTTACGCCAAGGGCGCGCTAGTCGGCGACTTCGGGCCTAGCTTGGAATACCGCGGGCGTTCGGTCCGCGAAATCATCGCCGAGGGTTTGCCGATCAGCGCGTCGCTGGGCTTCGCGGCGTTGGGTGTGGCGTTGTTCCTCGGTACATTGGCTGGGGTGCTCGGCGCGTTGAAGCCCGGCAGCCCGCTGGACCATATGAGCCTGGGCGTGGCGCTCCTGGGGATCAGCCTGCCTAACTTCGTCACGGGCACGATCCTGCTCGTCGTGTTTGCGGGGATGCTCAACTGGGTGCCGGTGGGGGGGTGGAGCTCGCCACGGGACATGATCCTGCCCGCGATCACGCTGGGCCTTGCGCCCGCGGCCTATATCGCCCGGCTGATCCGGCTGGGACTGGCCGACATCATGAGCGCCGACTTCATCCGCACCGCCCGCGCCAAGGGGTTGTCGAATCACAAAGCGCTGTTCAAACACGCCATGAAAGTCGCCTACCTCCCGGTGCTTTCGTTCCTCGGCCCCGCCGCCGCCTCGGTGATGACCGGCTCGTTCGTCGTTGAAAAAGTCTTCAATATCCCCGGCATCGGCGAGTACTTCGTCAACTCGGTCCTCAACAAAGACCAGTCGCTGATCCTCGGCATCGTACTCGTCTACGCCACCATGCTCATCCTGTTCAACCTCGTTGTCGATGTCGCCTACGCCTGGCTGGACCCGCGCATCGAGCTGTAG